CAACCCCACGCGCGACCGGTTGCAGCAGAACCTTGCCGCGCTCGAGGGCGGTGCGTCGGCGCACGTCTTCGCCTCCGGCATGGCCGCCATCATGGCGCTCTGCACCATGCTGAAGGCCGGCGACCACGTCATCTGCTCCGACAACGTTTACGGCGGCGTCCCTCGCCTGTTCAACCAGATCCTCGCGAACTATGGCCTCGAGTTCAGCTACGTGGACACCAGTGACCTGGCGCAGGTCGAGCGCGCGCTGCGCCGCCGCACCAAGTTCGTCTACGTGGAAACGCCCACCAATCCCCTGATGACGCTCTCCGACATCGCCGCCATCAGCCGCCTCTGCCACAAGCGCGACGTCGAGGTCGTGGTCGACAACACGTTCATGTCGCCCTACTTCCAGCAGCCGCTCGCGCTCGGCGCCGACATGGTCGTCCACTCCACCACCAAGTTCCTCAACGGACACTCCGACGGCCTTGGCGGCGTGGTCATCGGCACCAAGCCCGAGCACGCCGAACGCTTCGCCTTCATCCAGAAATCTTCGGGCGCCATCCTCTCGCCTTTCGAGTGCTGGCTCGTGCTGCGCGGCGTGAAGACACTCGCCGTCCGCATGGAACAGCATGACCGCAATGGACGCGCCGTTGCCGCCTTCCTCGCTGCCCATCCCAAGGTCGAGGCGGTCTTCTATCCCGGACTGAAGACGCATCCCCAGTTCGAACTGGCGAAAAAACAGATGACCGGCTTCGGCGCCATGATCACCTTCGAGACCGGTTCGCTGAAATACGCCAAGCGCATGCTCGCCAAGGTGCGCGTCTGCTCGCTGGGTGAATCGCTCGGCGGGGTGGAGACGCTGATCTCGCATCCTGCGACCATGACGCACGCCGCGCTCGGCGAAAAGGGCAGGAAGGCCATCGGACTCACTGACGGCATGGTGCGCATCTCCGTCGGCATCGAGGACGTGGAAGACATCCTCGCCGACCTCGACAACGCGATGAAGGCGATCTAGTCAGGCTTCACGTTTTCCGCGATCCATTCCAGATACGCGTCGCTGCCCGCCGTCACCTCCAGCTCCACACACTCGGGCAGCTCATAGGAGTGCAGTTCCTTGATCGCCGCCGCGACCGCGGCGAACCGCGCGTCGGTGCTCTTGATGAGCAGCAGGAACTCGTCGGCG
This window of the Acidobacteriota bacterium genome carries:
- a CDS encoding divalent-cation tolerance protein CutA translates to MTDKRIILSTAGSREEADRLASALLERRLAACVNVVGPVASTYRWQGKVEHADEFLLLIKSTDARFAAVAAAIKELHSYELPECVELEVTAGSDAYLEWIAENVKPD
- a CDS encoding PLP-dependent aspartate aminotransferase family protein encodes the protein MTEKSNFRGFATRSIHIGQEPDAATGAVAPPIHATSTYVQEELGKNKGYEYARVSNPTRDRLQQNLAALEGGASAHVFASGMAAIMALCTMLKAGDHVICSDNVYGGVPRLFNQILANYGLEFSYVDTSDLAQVERALRRRTKFVYVETPTNPLMTLSDIAAISRLCHKRDVEVVVDNTFMSPYFQQPLALGADMVVHSTTKFLNGHSDGLGGVVIGTKPEHAERFAFIQKSSGAILSPFECWLVLRGVKTLAVRMEQHDRNGRAVAAFLAAHPKVEAVFYPGLKTHPQFELAKKQMTGFGAMITFETGSLKYAKRMLAKVRVCSLGESLGGVETLISHPATMTHAALGEKGRKAIGLTDGMVRISVGIEDVEDILADLDNAMKAI